In the genome of Natronorubrum daqingense, the window TTCGTCGCACACAGAGCGGGGCGCGCCGACCGTGTAGCCCGCTGACTCGAGGCGTTCCGGGACGCGCTCTCGCGCGCGAACGATACACGACGGGTCGATATCGACGCCGCGGTAGGAAACGCGCGGCGGGAGCACGTCCCACTCGATCAGTCGGGAGAGCATCGCGCCGACGCCGACACCGAGTTCGACGACGCGAACCGGTTCGCCCCGGCTCGAGAGCGCGCTCGTGAACTGATCGAGGACGCGCCGATCGAGCGCGCTGTCGTCCACGGTCCGTTTGGCCTCGAGGTACGTGAGAAACGAGGTCGTCACGGGTGCTCACCGCCGGTGCGTCCCGATCGGTGGATCGATCGGCGGAGAAATTCGCGGACGGATTCCAACGTGTCCGTCCACGACGGATGAGCCCGAGCGGTTCGCAGCGCCCCGACCCCGAGGGTCGCCAACCGGTCTCGGTCGTTTGCCAAACGCTCGAGTTGACCCGCCAATTGGCTCGAGTCGACTGGATCGATTAAAAACCCGTTCTCGCCGTCGGAGACGATCTCGCACGCGCCGCCGACGGTGCTGGCGATCGGGACGACGCCGTATTCCATCGCCTCGAGATAAGCCATACCGAATCCTTCGTAGCGAGAGGGACCGGCGAGGACGTGTGCGTCCTCGAGAGTCGACTCGAGGACTGACGCCGCCACTTCACCGGCGAACGTCACCCGGTCGTCGATACCGAGTTCGACCGCTCGTTCGCGGGCCGCGCTGGCGTACGCTGGATCCGCATCCTTGCGGCCGACGGCGGTGAGCGACCACTCCGTCGACGAACTGTCGAGTCGAGCGAGCGCCTCGAGGAGGGTCGTGACGTTCTTTCGCGCTTCGAGCGTGCCGATGGAGACGACACGAAATGGATCGCGGTGGGCACGCGTCTCGACTGTGTCCGGCGTCAACGCTGGCCCGTCGTGACGACCAGCGGGGTGTGCGACCTGTGTCGGGAGGTCCGTTCCGGCGAGGGCGAGCGTCCGATCTCGCGTGTACTCGCTGGTACAGATCGCCGCGTCGACCGACTCGAGATAGCGCCATTCGCGTTCGCGAGCACGCGGATCGTAGACCGTCGGATCGGGCGCTCTGAGGAGGTGAACGAGCGAAACGAGCGCCCCCGGACGCTCGAGTCGGGGGTTGTACTCGAGGAGCCTCGCGTAGCAGAGTTCGTCCTGCAAGAGGACGTCGTAGGGTCTATCGAGTCGCGTCTGCAGTTCGCTCGAGGGGGCAGCGCTGGTCCGATCGCCGACGGACTCTTCGGACGCTTCGGAAAGCGAAATCACGTCGATGGTATCTCCCCGGGACTCGAGAAACTCGACGAGTTTGCGGTCGTAGCGATAGCCGCCGGTTGCCTGCTCGAGGTCGCCGTCGACGACGAGGCCAACCCTCATCGGTCAACACGTCCGTTCGTGGGCCACACTGGCCACGTCGTCTTCGTCGATGGCGATTCGAAGCTCGGAAACGCCGTCCGGATCGAGCTGCTCGAGGAGTCGGTCGCCGAAGCAGCGCGCGAAGCGTTCGGTGCTCGGGTTGGCTCCCTCGAACGCGTCGAGATCGTTGAGCGTCCGGTCGCTGTAGAACGCGGCGAGCGCGTCCATCGTTTCGCACAATCTGTCGATGTCCACGAGATACCCCCGTTCGTCCAGCTCGGGGCCTCGCAACGTCGCCTCGACCGTGTATCGGTGGGAGTGGAGTTTCCCTTCCGGCCCCGGATCGGGAACGGTCAGGTAGTGCTGGGCGATGATTTCCCGGGAGACGGACACCGAATACATACTCGGTCGTACGCCAGCATTCGGCAAAACGACCGGGGCTGCTCGCAGCGGATGAGGAGAGACCAACGACGCTCGGCGTCGGTCGACAAGGACGTTCAGTCGTAGGTCAACAGGATCTGGATCGCCTCGCCCGGTCGGTCCTCGAGCAACTCGTAGGCCGTCGCGGCGTCTTCGAGGGGTATTTCGTGCGTGATGAGCGGTGTGACCTCGAGTCGCTCGAGCCACTGCCAGGTGAGGTCGTGACGGCGTTCGCGAGACCACCGGCCCGAGAGTCGCGGGTCGATCGTACTCACCTGCGAGCTTCGGATGTCGATTCGGTCGCGGTGAAATCGACCGCCGAGATCGAGATTTGCGGGCTTCGTGCCGTACCACGAACCGACGAGCACGCGCCCGTCGAAGCCCGTCGACGCGATGGCGTCGTTCAGGGCCTCGGGGTTCCCGGAGAGTTCGTACGTCAGGTCCGCCCGCGCGTCCGTGACCGCTCGAACGGTGTCGGGAAACTCCCGATCGGTCGGATCGAACGACCGATCCGCGCCGAGACGTTCGGAGTGGCGGCGACGCTTCGCGTGGGGTTCGAACGTGAGCAGCGTCTCGAGTGGCGCGCGGGCGAGCAGCGCGGTCGTCAACAGGCCGACGGTTCCCTGCCCGAAGACGGCGACGTGCTCGCCCAGTCGTGGCTCGCCGTCCAGTGTGAGTGTCACCGCGGTCTCGAGGTTCGCGAAGAGGGCTGCTTCGCGCGGCGAGATTCCGTCGGGAACGGGAAAGAGGTCGCTAGGCTCGGCGAGAAAGTGGCTTTCGTGTGCATTGTACGCGAAGACGGTTCGCTCGAGCCACTTTTCGGCCACATCGTCGCCGACGGCGACGACCTCGCCGACCGCGGCGTAGCCGTACCGAAGTGGAAAGGAGAGATCCCCATCGAGGGCCTCGAGTTCGTCGTCGGCCGCGAGGTTCGTCGGGGCGTCCCCCCGGAAAATCAGCCCCTCCGTGCCGGCGCTGATCGCCGACGTTCTCGTCCGAACGAGTACGTCAGTTGATCCCGGTTCCGGGATCGGGTTCGATTCGACGGCGACGCTCTTCGGACCCGTAAAAACCAGGCCGTGAGCGTCGCTCGAGGATCGCATCGTCGCTCGCCGATTGGATCGTGGAGGACCACCGGCCGACGACGGGGAGTCCTCGGCGTCAGAGTCGGTCACGCTGGACCGTCGTTCCACGTCACCCCACTTGGTCGTTTGTGCGAACGGCGTCGGTACGGGTTCGAACAGCGTCGGTACGATGGCCATACGTTGCCCCCGGTTGTCGCGCGCCGACGACCGGTCGATGTAGACGAGCATTTCCGACCCATAGGTAGCGGTTACGTCCCCTGCGTCTACCACTTCTCGAAGCGGCCGGAAACCGCGAGCCAGTCCCAGCAGAAGTTCGCGAGAACGGGAACGGCGACGAGCAAACCGAGCCAGTACGAAACGGCCGGGCTGGGAACCGGCGTCAGAGCGAGCAACACGGCGAGCATGGCGAAGCCACCGAGTGGCCGACGGAGTCGGTTCGCCGGGAGCGTCGACACGCTCCGCCCGCGCCACGTTCGCCACCGTCGGCCGGCGACGAACAGGTACCGGGCGACGGCAACGGCGAGGAAGACGAGCGGGAGCGTCCCGGCAGCGATGGCCACGACGGAGCCCACGAGAATCGCCAGCGCGTCCACTTCGACGTCGAGTCGCGAGCCGAACGCCGTCTCGCTGTTCGTTCGTCGGGCGACCGCACCGTCGACGGCGTCGAAGACCATCGCGAGCGCGAACAACGCGGCCGGGGCCCAGGGACCGATCCCCGACTCCGTTGGGAGTCCAGTCGCGACGAATCCGGCGAGGACCACAACCGCTCCAGCGCGGGCGATGGTCACCCACGTCGCGAGTGTAACCGACTGCTCCGTCGCATCTCGTGGTGACTGGGCTGGTTTCGCCGATATCGGAGTCCCTTCGTCGAAGAGGATCCACACGAGTAGCACCTCGAGAACGACGACAAGCGCGACCGCGCCGAGAAACGCGCGCGATGGGCCAGCGGACCAGACCAACTCGAGTGCGAGAAGCGTTCCGGCCACCATCGCGACGTGCCCCGCACCCACGGTGATCCACCGGGAGAAATTGCCTCTCGAGAGCCCAACGTGCGTTTCGTCGGTCATCGCTCTCGTCGATAGAGGATCACCAGCGCGACGATCAGCAGGATCTGTGCGAGCTTGTCGATCAGTTCCGCACTCGAGAGGTCGGCGACGGTCGCCGGCTCGTTCAGGACGTACCAGAGCACGATCTGTGCGGCCGTAAACGGAATTCCGAGGAGATAGACCGTCGATCGCCGGTAGTCCGCGACGACGAGTCCGATCCCCAGCAGGAAGCCTGCAGTCGCGAACAGGAAGGCGAGTCCCATCCAGTGGGGAAGGAACTCGAGTCCCAGAATCAAGTGAACGAGCCCGGTGACGAGCGCGAGTCCGATCGCCATCCAGTGGAGGGGTGTGAGCGTGGCGAGCCCGATTCGGTTCGCGGCGATCATACGGTGGTCTCGACGGCGATTCAAAAACAGCTTCCGGCGAGTTACGCGAGTAGCGGGCGCTTACATTTTGTTCGCGGGCGGAACCGTCCGTTCGCTTGGACTTGTAGAACCACCATTGCCACGCATTACGCGAATCCCGGCACCGATCCCGAGCGTGCCGGCGAAGAGCACAGCGAGCAGCGTCGTCACGAGGGAGAGTCCAACGATTCCGCTGAGGAGACTCCCGGCGAACACGCCGGCCCACAACTGGTTTCGCCCCAGTCGTGAGGCGATCGACTGGCCGAGTGCCACGAATCCGAGAACCGTCAGGATCGGGATAACGGTCATCCCCAGTGTCACCATTAGTAAGCCGAAGAACGAACCGAGCGTCGTACCGACGATCATGTAACCGCCGGCGACGAGCCCGACGAGAACGAGTAACGCCGGTGTCCCGATACAGATCGAAATGACGGGACTCGTTCGCGATTTGGTTACCGTCTCCGGTCCGAACCCCTGTACCAACCCGAGTACGACCATCGCAACGACGAGCGTGATTCCGAACTGAACCCCCGCGCGCTCGAGCGCCTCCAGTGCCAGATACGCCTCGAGTCCACCGGTAATCACGGCTGGGTGGCCGATTGACTCAAGTGCTGCCCCACCGATACTATATGAATCTACTGGCCGCATGTGTGTAGTATATACATTCCCACCTAATAGAATTTCGCTTTTAGATTACTTTCGTTAAAATTGATTATTAGCAGGCAGAAGTCATCGATAATCGTTCACAGTATGTCTCGCGTAAGGTACAAGATTAGTGACGGAAGTCGCTCTCAGGTGCTGTGTAAAAACGTGATAGTACTCGAGGGGTGTCCGGGAACGCGCTTCGACGGGTTTAAGTTCGAGATGGCATTTCGTTCAAGGGAGACAGGCGTAGCCTGTTTCACTGACCCGTAGGAGCACTCCTGCGTACTACGGAGGTGAACGATGGCAGATTCGGATATTGAAACAGCAGTCGCTCGCGCACTCGAGGACTCACCGGAACGGAACTTTACCGAAACGGTAGACCTCGCGATTAATCTGCGCGACCTCGACCTCAACGAACCGTCGAATCGTGTTGACGAGTCTATCGTCCTGCCGTCCGGAACCGGCCAGGAAACGATCATCGCCGTCATCGCCGAGGGAGAAACCGCAGTCCGCGCCGAAGAAGCGGCGGACGAGGTTCTCTCGGGTGACGACGTGGCCGATCTGGACGACGACGAAGCCAAAGATATGGCGGACGAGACGGACTTCTTCATCGCCGAAGAGTCGATGATGCAAGATATCGCCCGGCACCTGGGTACCATCCTCGGTCCCCGCGGAAAGATGCCGGACCCGCTCGCTCCCGACGACGACGTCGTCGAGACCGTCAACAGACTCAAGAATACCGTGCAACTTCGCTCCGGCGACCGACGAACGTTCCACACGCTCGTCGGCGCCGAAGACATGGATGCCGAAGGAATTGCAGACAACATCGACGTCATCCTGCGACGTCTGCACGCCGACCTCGAGAAGGGCCCACAAAACATCGATGGCGTCTTCGTAAAGACGACCATGGGCCCGTCTGTGGAGGTGGCCTAACATGAGCGCACAGGCAGACCGCAAAACCGAGAACCTTCCCCAGTGGAAGCAAGAAGAAGTCGACGAACTCGAGGAACTCATCGAGAGCTACGAGAGCGTCGGCGTCGTCGGTATTGCTGGCATTCCGAGCAAACAGCTTCAGGACATGCGACGCGGTCTCCACGGCACCGCCGAACTCCGTGTGAGCCGTAACACCCTGCAAGTCCGTGCGCT includes:
- a CDS encoding glycosyltransferase family 4 protein encodes the protein MRVGLVVDGDLEQATGGYRYDRKLVEFLESRGDTIDVISLSEASEESVGDRTSAAPSSELQTRLDRPYDVLLQDELCYARLLEYNPRLERPGALVSLVHLLRAPDPTVYDPRAREREWRYLESVDAAICTSEYTRDRTLALAGTDLPTQVAHPAGRHDGPALTPDTVETRAHRDPFRVVSIGTLEARKNVTTLLEALARLDSSSTEWSLTAVGRKDADPAYASAARERAVELGIDDRVTFAGEVAASVLESTLEDAHVLAGPSRYEGFGMAYLEAMEYGVVPIASTVGGACEIVSDGENGFLIDPVDSSQLAGQLERLANDRDRLATLGVGALRTARAHPSWTDTLESVREFLRRSIHRSGRTGGEHP
- a CDS encoding 6-pyruvoyl trahydropterin synthase family protein, with protein sequence MYSVSVSREIIAQHYLTVPDPGPEGKLHSHRYTVEATLRGPELDERGYLVDIDRLCETMDALAAFYSDRTLNDLDAFEGANPSTERFARCFGDRLLEQLDPDGVSELRIAIDEDDVASVAHERTC
- a CDS encoding zinc-dependent alcohol dehydrogenase, with translation MRSSSDAHGLVFTGPKSVAVESNPIPEPGSTDVLVRTRTSAISAGTEGLIFRGDAPTNLAADDELEALDGDLSFPLRYGYAAVGEVVAVGDDVAEKWLERTVFAYNAHESHFLAEPSDLFPVPDGISPREAALFANLETAVTLTLDGEPRLGEHVAVFGQGTVGLLTTALLARAPLETLLTFEPHAKRRRHSERLGADRSFDPTDREFPDTVRAVTDARADLTYELSGNPEALNDAIASTGFDGRVLVGSWYGTKPANLDLGGRFHRDRIDIRSSQVSTIDPRLSGRWSRERRHDLTWQWLERLEVTPLITHEIPLEDAATAYELLEDRPGEAIQILLTYD
- a CDS encoding CDP-alcohol phosphatidyltransferase family protein, which codes for MTDETHVGLSRGNFSRWITVGAGHVAMVAGTLLALELVWSAGPSRAFLGAVALVVVLEVLLVWILFDEGTPISAKPAQSPRDATEQSVTLATWVTIARAGAVVVLAGFVATGLPTESGIGPWAPAALFALAMVFDAVDGAVARRTNSETAFGSRLDVEVDALAILVGSVVAIAAGTLPLVFLAVAVARYLFVAGRRWRTWRGRSVSTLPANRLRRPLGGFAMLAVLLALTPVPSPAVSYWLGLLVAVPVLANFCWDWLAVSGRFEKW
- a CDS encoding DUF7475 family protein; this encodes MIAANRIGLATLTPLHWMAIGLALVTGLVHLILGLEFLPHWMGLAFLFATAGFLLGIGLVVADYRRSTVYLLGIPFTAAQIVLWYVLNEPATVADLSSAELIDKLAQILLIVALVILYRRER
- a CDS encoding 50S ribosomal protein L1 codes for the protein MADSDIETAVARALEDSPERNFTETVDLAINLRDLDLNEPSNRVDESIVLPSGTGQETIIAVIAEGETAVRAEEAADEVLSGDDVADLDDDEAKDMADETDFFIAEESMMQDIARHLGTILGPRGKMPDPLAPDDDVVETVNRLKNTVQLRSGDRRTFHTLVGAEDMDAEGIADNIDVILRRLHADLEKGPQNIDGVFVKTTMGPSVEVA